Proteins encoded together in one Aeromonas encheleia window:
- a CDS encoding HlyD family secretion protein: MTDSSASPGQASRRSTLGLLGLIVLLLIWYLLADRLTPYSSQARVQAFVVPVAAEVSGQIRQVYVKDNQDVSAGASLFEIDPEPYDIALAKARSDYQTVLSSVKASGEGIKAAEASLQAMRAAYDNAAKDADRQERLYREDPGAISVRRLEVAQATRETAKSQVAAAEADVRRAIEAAGVNGENNSQLLSARSAVHKAELDRKNTLVVAPGSGLITDLSTDVGQFIGAGAPAMTLIAIHDVWISADLTENNLANIQPDDEVAILLDSLPGRIFKGKVRSIGYGVGDGQSQPAGSLPTVDNNRDWLRQAQRFPVKVAFTEDDLPPVAALRVGGQADVLVYADEGGLMNLLGALYIRLMSLCSFLY; this comes from the coding sequence ATGACTGACAGTTCCGCTTCCCCCGGCCAGGCCAGCCGCCGCTCCACCCTGGGGCTGCTTGGGCTGATCGTCCTCCTGTTGATCTGGTATCTGCTGGCCGATCGGTTGACGCCCTACAGCTCCCAGGCCAGGGTGCAGGCCTTCGTGGTCCCCGTCGCCGCCGAGGTATCGGGCCAGATCCGCCAAGTCTATGTGAAGGACAATCAGGACGTGTCTGCAGGGGCCTCCCTGTTCGAGATCGATCCCGAACCCTACGACATCGCCCTCGCCAAGGCGCGCTCCGACTACCAGACCGTACTCAGCAGCGTCAAGGCGAGCGGTGAAGGCATCAAAGCCGCAGAGGCAAGCCTGCAGGCCATGCGCGCCGCCTATGACAATGCGGCCAAGGATGCCGATCGCCAGGAGCGCCTCTATCGGGAAGATCCGGGTGCCATTTCGGTCCGCCGGCTCGAGGTCGCCCAGGCTACCCGCGAGACGGCCAAGAGCCAGGTGGCCGCGGCCGAGGCCGACGTGCGCCGCGCCATCGAGGCCGCAGGGGTGAACGGTGAGAACAACTCCCAGCTGCTCAGCGCCCGCTCGGCGGTGCACAAGGCGGAGCTGGATCGGAAGAATACCCTGGTGGTGGCGCCCGGTAGCGGCCTCATCACTGACCTGAGTACCGACGTCGGCCAGTTCATCGGCGCCGGCGCACCGGCCATGACCCTGATCGCCATCCACGACGTCTGGATCTCCGCCGATCTGACCGAGAACAACCTGGCCAACATTCAGCCTGACGATGAGGTCGCCATCCTGCTCGACAGCCTGCCCGGCCGCATCTTCAAGGGCAAGGTGCGCAGCATCGGCTACGGGGTGGGTGATGGTCAGAGTCAGCCGGCGGGGTCGCTGCCGACGGTGGACAACAACCGTGACTGGCTGCGCCAGGCCCAACGCTTCCCGGTCAAGGTCGCCTTCACCGAAGACGATCTGCCACCGGTTGCCGCGCTGCGGGTCGGCGGTCAGGCCGACGTGCTGGTCTATGCGGATGAGGGCGGGCTGATGAACCTGTTGGGCGCCCTCTACATTCGCCTGATGAGCCTCTGCTCCTTCCTGTACTGA
- a CDS encoding efflux transporter outer membrane subunit, giving the protein MLSACTVLGPDYQPPQVKEMAGWQSASESQFKDSPRAADYRQWWTQLNDPVLSALVEEALVKNPDVRIAGLRILEAQAQLGIAESLLGPQATVASGEWLQAGQTRNGHSTSGSSYGAAFNLGWELDFWGKFQRGVEAADANYFATLAQYDDIQVLMIAQVAQLYVSIRTVEARLEIAHENARIQQRSLEITERLFKSGNNAELDVQQAKTQYLGTLSSIPQLETSLRQSQNALSTLLARVPGPLPEMLPGTGVIPQGELALVAEMPADLLRRRPDVRVAERQLAAQSALIGVAETELYPSITLLGTLGVSATGGGSETFSWAAGPAISWDLLDRGRLSNQVLVQDARFQQLHERYRDTVFRAAREVDDSAVAYANGQDEIELLGQTGAAARRSLDIANTQYREGMADFQRVLDSQRALFNQQERLVNSRGARMRDLITLYKALGGGWEQGRQRPLVTPEVDAQFRTNSDWAPLLDATQPQPTAQKVK; this is encoded by the coding sequence TTGTTGAGCGCCTGTACCGTGCTCGGCCCAGACTATCAGCCCCCCCAGGTCAAGGAGATGGCGGGCTGGCAAAGCGCCAGCGAGAGCCAGTTCAAGGATTCCCCCCGCGCAGCAGACTATCGCCAGTGGTGGACCCAGTTAAATGATCCCGTGCTGAGCGCCCTGGTCGAGGAGGCCCTGGTCAAGAATCCGGATGTGCGGATCGCCGGTCTGCGCATCCTCGAGGCCCAGGCCCAGCTCGGCATCGCCGAGAGCCTGCTCGGTCCTCAAGCCACGGTCGCCAGCGGGGAATGGCTGCAAGCCGGCCAGACTCGCAACGGCCACAGCACTTCAGGAAGCAGCTATGGCGCCGCCTTCAACCTGGGTTGGGAGCTCGATTTTTGGGGCAAGTTCCAGCGTGGGGTGGAAGCGGCGGATGCCAACTACTTCGCCACCCTGGCGCAGTACGATGACATCCAGGTCCTGATGATCGCCCAGGTGGCCCAGCTCTATGTGAGCATACGGACAGTGGAGGCCCGCCTTGAGATCGCCCACGAGAACGCCCGTATCCAGCAACGCAGCCTGGAGATCACCGAGCGGCTGTTCAAGAGCGGCAACAACGCCGAGCTGGACGTGCAGCAGGCCAAGACCCAATACCTGGGGACCCTCTCCAGCATTCCACAACTCGAAACCAGCCTGCGCCAGAGCCAGAATGCCCTGAGCACCCTGCTCGCCAGGGTGCCAGGTCCGCTCCCCGAGATGCTCCCCGGCACCGGCGTGATCCCGCAGGGCGAGCTCGCGCTGGTCGCCGAGATGCCTGCCGATCTGCTGCGCCGCCGTCCCGACGTGCGGGTGGCGGAGCGGCAGCTGGCCGCCCAGTCGGCGCTGATCGGGGTGGCCGAGACCGAGCTCTATCCCTCCATCACCCTGCTCGGCACCCTGGGGGTGAGCGCCACCGGCGGTGGCAGCGAGACCTTCTCCTGGGCTGCCGGCCCCGCCATCAGCTGGGATCTGCTGGATCGCGGCCGCCTCAGCAATCAGGTGCTGGTGCAAGATGCCCGCTTCCAGCAACTGCACGAACGCTACCGCGACACCGTGTTCCGGGCGGCCCGCGAGGTGGACGACTCCGCCGTGGCCTATGCCAACGGCCAGGATGAGATCGAGCTGTTGGGCCAAACCGGCGCGGCGGCTCGCCGCTCGCTGGATATCGCCAACACCCAGTACCGCGAAGGGATGGCCGACTTCCAGCGAGTACTCGACTCCCAGCGCGCCCTGTTCAACCAGCAGGAACGGCTGGTCAACAGCCGCGGCGCCCGGATGCGCGATCTCATCACTCTCTACAAGGCACTGGGTGGCGGATGGGAACAGGGGCGACAGCGTCCCCTGGTGACGCCAGAAGTCGATGCCCAGTTCAGGACCAACTCAGATTGGGCGCCCCTGCTCGATGCAACTCAGCCCCAGCCCACGGCTCAGAAGGTAAAATAG
- a CDS encoding AI-2E family transporter codes for MFIKFGLILALGSFCFTVFSPFMNMMLWALILAVTLYPLHQRFATRLGGKQGKAATLLVLLGVLLIVAPTVAMLSSLGDSVSTLVDKVNNNTLVIPAPSASIAEIPLVGGKVHAMWLKASMDLPSLINSYRPQLGDLAKQVVGMLASMGGGLLGFVASFIVAGIMMAWGAPGAVSADRIAMRITDERKGLALTKLCTSTIRAVAQGVIGVAFIQALLAGIVMSLAGIPGVGIFFILALILGIAQVPVILITGPAIAYMWATGDNGTVANIIYSVLLVIAGMADNVLKPLLLGRGVDAPMPVVLLGALGGMATSGILGMFIGATLLSIGYRIFMAWVNEGPAAADKVAADK; via the coding sequence ATGTTCATCAAGTTCGGTCTTATCCTGGCATTGGGCTCTTTCTGCTTTACCGTATTCTCCCCCTTCATGAACATGATGTTGTGGGCCCTCATTCTGGCGGTCACCCTCTATCCGCTCCACCAGCGTTTTGCCACGCGGCTCGGTGGAAAACAGGGCAAGGCAGCGACCCTGCTGGTCCTGCTGGGGGTGCTGCTGATCGTCGCGCCGACCGTCGCCATGCTCAGCTCCCTGGGTGACAGCGTCAGCACCCTGGTCGACAAGGTGAACAACAACACCCTGGTGATCCCGGCGCCTTCCGCCAGCATCGCCGAGATCCCGCTGGTGGGTGGAAAAGTGCACGCCATGTGGCTGAAAGCCTCGATGGATCTGCCCAGCCTGATCAACAGCTACCGCCCACAGTTGGGTGATCTCGCCAAGCAGGTGGTGGGCATGCTGGCCAGCATGGGGGGTGGCTTGCTGGGCTTTGTCGCCTCCTTCATCGTGGCTGGCATCATGATGGCCTGGGGTGCTCCGGGCGCAGTCAGTGCCGATCGCATCGCCATGCGCATTACCGATGAACGCAAGGGGCTGGCGCTGACCAAGCTCTGCACCAGCACCATCAGGGCCGTGGCTCAGGGCGTCATCGGGGTGGCCTTCATCCAGGCGCTGCTGGCGGGTATCGTCATGTCACTGGCAGGGATCCCGGGCGTCGGCATCTTCTTCATCCTCGCCCTCATCCTGGGCATCGCCCAGGTGCCTGTCATTCTGATAACGGGTCCGGCCATCGCCTACATGTGGGCGACCGGGGATAACGGTACCGTGGCCAACATCATCTACTCCGTTCTGCTGGTCATCGCAGGGATGGCGGACAACGTGCTCAAGCCGTTGCTGCTTGGCCGTGGGGTCGATGCCCCCATGCCGGTAGTGCTGCTGGGTGCTCTTGGCGGCATGGCAACCAGTGGCATCCTCGGGATGTTTATCGGTGCCACCCTGCTCTCCATCGGTTATCGCATCTTCATGGCCTGGGTCAACGAAGGTCCGGCTGCGGCGGATAAAGTGGCTGCGGATAAATAA
- the pbpC gene encoding penicillin-binding protein 1C, with product MALVRKGWRAWSRWPRWLRITGGGLCGLLLLLLMLDRLFPPPPLDPAYARVVLDMQGRPLRAFADTSGVWRYPVTLAQVSPRYIEALLGYEDRHFWQHPGVNPVAMVRGVWQWLRYGRAVSGGSTLTMQVARLIEPYHRSVPGKLRQMARALQLEWHYDKRTLLTVYLNRAPFGGNLEGVQAASFAYLGKSAAKLSHAEAALLAVLPQAPSRYRPDRHPERARAARDKVMLRLVKQGAWPENVWTQGRIEPVLARGHFTPMEAPLFARLAASSQPGALVHTTIDGDLQRWLEARVESYIRRFPEQTSAALLLVDNRTMAVRAYVGSAEYGNLRRHGYLDMVQAIRSPGSTLKPFIYGLALDAGLVHGGSLLSDAPRLGSDYRPANFSGAFQGPVTLTQALQQSLNVPAVQVLEALGPDTLVNRLDNAGVRLALSDKPNPAIALGAAGIRLEQLVALYSALSRQGQVAMPVWQAGQQAISRPLLSPGAAWIIWQILSAQGRADQPFASEATGRVNRLAWKTGTSYGYRDSWALGVSGRWTLGVWLGRPDGTPLPGFYGQSAAIPLLLSVYSRLGDNSPLPVQPNTVSEANICWPLGRRERATLPEACLQHQRAWLLEERDPPTLPDPMDWPSPLRKVALTAEGKPTLARCGNASDSAWRALWPLSLEPWRDPAERRRALLAGGCAGEAREADLQAPIRIVALGEGNFIRSQRYRLQPRVLGGIGKPHWFLNGQRLRWDGDQVLSEAGRYQLVVVDEAGNSDRIEFRLENPS from the coding sequence CTGGCGCTCGTCCGCAAGGGGTGGCGTGCCTGGTCACGCTGGCCCCGTTGGCTGCGGATCACCGGCGGCGGCCTGTGCGGTCTGCTGCTGTTGTTGCTGATGCTGGATCGCCTCTTCCCGCCGCCGCCGCTGGATCCCGCCTATGCGCGGGTGGTGCTCGACATGCAGGGGCGACCGCTGCGAGCCTTCGCCGACACCAGCGGGGTGTGGCGCTACCCGGTGACCCTGGCGCAGGTTTCCCCCCGCTATATAGAGGCGTTGCTCGGCTACGAGGATCGCCACTTCTGGCAACATCCCGGGGTCAATCCGGTAGCCATGGTGCGCGGGGTCTGGCAGTGGCTGCGCTATGGGCGGGCCGTCTCCGGCGGCTCGACCCTCACCATGCAGGTGGCCCGGCTGATCGAGCCCTATCACCGCAGTGTGCCGGGCAAGCTGCGCCAGATGGCGCGGGCGCTGCAGCTGGAGTGGCACTATGACAAGCGCACCCTGCTCACCGTCTACCTCAACCGGGCCCCCTTCGGTGGCAATCTGGAGGGGGTGCAGGCGGCCAGCTTCGCCTATCTGGGCAAGAGTGCGGCCAAGCTCAGCCATGCCGAGGCCGCCCTGCTGGCGGTGTTGCCCCAGGCGCCGAGCCGTTACCGCCCGGATCGCCACCCCGAGCGGGCGCGCGCCGCCCGCGACAAGGTGATGCTGCGGCTGGTCAAGCAGGGGGCCTGGCCCGAGAACGTCTGGACTCAGGGACGGATCGAGCCGGTGCTGGCGCGGGGCCATTTCACTCCCATGGAGGCGCCGTTGTTTGCCCGCCTCGCCGCCAGCAGCCAGCCGGGCGCTCTGGTGCACACCACCATAGACGGGGATCTGCAGCGCTGGCTGGAGGCTCGGGTGGAGAGTTATATCCGCCGCTTCCCGGAGCAGACCTCGGCGGCGCTCTTGCTGGTGGACAACAGGACCATGGCGGTGCGCGCCTATGTGGGCAGCGCCGAGTACGGCAACCTGCGGCGCCACGGCTACCTCGACATGGTGCAGGCGATCCGCTCCCCCGGCTCCACCCTCAAGCCGTTCATCTATGGGCTGGCGCTGGATGCCGGGCTGGTGCACGGGGGCTCCCTGCTCTCCGATGCGCCGCGCCTCGGCTCTGACTACAGACCCGCCAACTTCAGCGGCGCCTTCCAGGGGCCGGTCACCCTGACCCAGGCGTTGCAGCAATCCCTCAACGTGCCGGCGGTGCAGGTGCTGGAGGCGCTGGGCCCCGACACCCTAGTCAACCGGCTGGACAACGCCGGCGTGCGGCTGGCGCTCTCCGACAAACCCAATCCCGCCATCGCGCTGGGGGCGGCGGGCATCCGGTTGGAGCAGCTGGTGGCACTCTACAGTGCCCTCAGCCGGCAGGGGCAGGTGGCGATGCCGGTCTGGCAGGCGGGCCAGCAGGCCATCTCGCGCCCCCTGCTGAGCCCGGGTGCCGCCTGGATCATCTGGCAGATCCTGAGCGCCCAGGGGCGGGCGGATCAGCCCTTCGCCAGCGAGGCGACCGGGCGGGTCAACCGACTGGCCTGGAAGACAGGCACCAGCTACGGCTATCGCGACAGCTGGGCGCTGGGGGTGTCCGGTCGCTGGACCCTAGGCGTCTGGCTGGGGCGTCCCGATGGCACCCCCTTGCCCGGCTTCTACGGCCAGAGCGCGGCCATACCGCTGCTGCTCTCTGTCTATTCACGGCTGGGGGATAACAGCCCCTTGCCGGTGCAACCCAATACCGTCAGCGAGGCCAACATCTGCTGGCCGCTGGGGCGCCGTGAGCGCGCCACCCTGCCGGAGGCCTGCCTGCAGCATCAGCGCGCCTGGCTGCTGGAGGAGCGGGATCCCCCCACCTTGCCCGATCCCATGGATTGGCCGTCGCCGCTGCGCAAGGTCGCGCTGACGGCGGAGGGCAAACCGACCCTGGCCCGCTGCGGCAATGCCAGTGACTCGGCCTGGCGGGCGCTCTGGCCCCTGTCGCTGGAGCCCTGGCGGGATCCTGCCGAGCGGCGCAGGGCCCTGCTCGCCGGTGGCTGCGCCGGGGAGGCGCGGGAGGCGGACCTGCAGGCGCCGATCCGCATAGTGGCGCTGGGGGAGGGCAACTTCATCCGCAGTCAGCGCTATCGTCTGCAGCCCAGGGTGCTGGGGGGGATCGGCAAGCCGCACTGGTTCCTCAACGGCCAGCGGCTGCGCTGGGACGGGGATCAGGTGTTGAGCGAAGCGGGCCGTTACCAGCTGGTGGTGGTGGACGAGGCGGGCAATAGCGATCGTATCGAGTTTCGACTGGAGAATCCCTCCTGA
- a CDS encoding alpha-2-macroglobulin family protein, whose protein sequence is MYLSDSNLVSRLLHLSRPWPALLLAVLVLAGCGPDKPEPTAQAPAARQEEGAPTEISQANARQYRDAPALALVFSGPLAPRSSWQAWLGVTEGGKQVQGDWILAEDGRTLYFPQVQPNKSYEVTLKAGLGPAPQSWTLKTRPLEAGASFAASGMVLPLRQELRLPINGVNVDEVNIDFFRVDADYLPRFLAEYRPGAGMGNWELEQITARAKRVFSGRYALELDPNRRETRLINVKEPQLAEAGVYFAVMSPLGDYRWRKETTYFAVSDMGLSARRYPDQLEVFVSSLASAAPLKDVQLSLLDEKGNRLQVQSSDAQGHRRFEQVQGARLLLAEQGSHLAVLRLDGAALDLSSFDLGTQPWQAQQLYLFSGRDLYRPGERLDSEILLKGQDGQLLPGMAVELEVKQPDGQLLEQKRLLPDHLGAAHYGLRLPEDAPLGRWNITLKTAAGSRFEWPFLVEEFLPERLKLQLGRGPDGELLTQEAALTLPLQGDYLYGAPASGTKAKAEVKIGRATMPFTQWQGFTLGDVLLSEQIRELEPVSLTLDEKGQGQVALGEQLESVAVLGPLEVAYRVSLSEPGGRAVNRGRTQYGWPEGSQWPALKADFVADRVEGGAPLPFQILNLDEQGQPVAGEVKVRLINEYRDYYWHYAGGEGWKYEFNSQPYLEQEQSLQLDGKEPTRLSLPLAAGWYRLEVENSQGHQSSLRVEIGSYAWGGGGEQARPDKIAISLDKRAYQAGDKARVTLVAPRPGKGLLLVEDGDGLRWWQRIELKEGRGEFEIPVSPEWQRHDLHISAQIAAPDSESVPMSQKSVQSLRSVGLVPLVLDRESRRLPLTLSAPDKAVPLTRFEVAVTSTPNSQGRVVLAAVDRGVLNISDYKPLDPFEIFFGRKRFAQDLFDNYGQVIPPQDGKLARLSYGGDAPALKKGGALESRVEIAALWSGEVSFDEAGKASIPLELPNFNGELALMALAWNEQQVGQAERAVKVVAPLVAEIGWPRFGARGDETRALVQLRNMSGEDQSLSLAWTLSGGLQAGGELPETLNLKNGEERWLTLPLTVTGASGVARLQLAASGKDFAVSRDWSLPLRSPWPAQTRQRYQMLVPAQQMSFAPAELAGLDPANLQGLLSLSGTPPWDPAAQWQALAQYPYACLEQTLSRAWPYQLSTAAEREAWSQNLPKTEKPLSEAEVQRALLQRLQRLQLPSGGFGLWDGRSDEEQWLTAYAADYLLTRKEAGEAVPEAMLNQALGRLQSYLTDSQYGERWSSAPEHSRLAYQAYSAFVLARVGKAPLSALRLIWEQQADHARSGLPLLHLSLALSAMGDEQSAAKALTQALGVERGDDYLGDYGSPLRDGALELALLRQHRLAAERWPELSARLAEVLAHRQWLSTQERLALLRLAQADPATDWQARVDGASGNRSLAGEASVQLGAPEALVATRVTNEGKGSLYVQRTLVGYPEQAPERISQGMSVTRSWFTAEGQRFDPAKVRVGDLVVVRLNVASEQAVPDALLVEMLPAGFELENPALGNSIKLEELSIEGKPAWQSEWNDYLKHQEYRDDRYTAALDLSEGSNQQLVYLMRAVTPGRYRVPPTQVEDMYRPELRAVGQDIHEVIISE, encoded by the coding sequence ATGTACCTCTCCGATTCCAACCTCGTTTCCCGCCTCTTGCATCTGTCGCGCCCCTGGCCTGCGCTCTTGCTGGCGGTATTGGTCCTGGCAGGCTGTGGCCCTGACAAGCCCGAGCCCACCGCTCAGGCGCCCGCAGCGCGGCAGGAGGAGGGCGCCCCGACCGAGATCAGCCAGGCCAATGCCCGCCAGTACCGGGATGCACCGGCGCTGGCGCTGGTCTTCTCCGGTCCGCTGGCGCCGAGATCGAGCTGGCAAGCCTGGCTCGGGGTGACGGAGGGGGGCAAGCAGGTGCAGGGGGACTGGATCCTGGCCGAGGATGGCCGCACCCTCTACTTCCCGCAGGTTCAGCCCAACAAGAGTTATGAGGTGACCCTCAAGGCGGGCCTGGGCCCTGCCCCCCAGAGCTGGACCCTCAAGACCCGGCCGCTGGAGGCCGGTGCCTCCTTCGCCGCCAGCGGCATGGTGCTGCCACTGCGCCAGGAGCTGCGCCTGCCCATCAACGGAGTCAACGTGGATGAGGTCAACATCGACTTCTTCCGGGTAGACGCCGACTATCTGCCGCGCTTTCTCGCCGAATACAGGCCCGGCGCCGGTATGGGCAACTGGGAGCTGGAACAGATCACTGCCCGTGCCAAGCGGGTGTTCAGCGGCCGCTACGCCCTTGAGCTGGATCCCAACCGCCGCGAGACTCGCCTCATCAACGTGAAGGAGCCGCAGCTGGCCGAGGCCGGGGTCTATTTTGCGGTGATGTCGCCCCTCGGTGACTACCGCTGGCGCAAGGAGACCACCTACTTCGCGGTGAGCGACATGGGGCTCAGTGCCCGCCGTTACCCGGATCAGCTGGAAGTCTTCGTGAGCTCCCTCGCCAGCGCCGCCCCGCTCAAGGATGTGCAGCTCTCCCTGCTCGATGAGAAGGGCAACCGGCTGCAGGTGCAAAGCTCGGACGCTCAGGGCCATCGCCGCTTCGAACAGGTGCAGGGCGCGCGTCTGCTGCTGGCGGAGCAGGGCAGCCATCTGGCGGTGCTGCGTCTCGACGGCGCCGCCCTCGATCTCTCCTCCTTCGATCTGGGCACCCAGCCCTGGCAGGCCCAGCAACTCTATCTGTTCAGCGGCCGGGATCTCTATCGTCCCGGCGAGCGGCTCGACAGCGAGATCCTGCTCAAGGGGCAGGATGGCCAGTTGCTGCCGGGCATGGCGGTGGAGCTGGAGGTGAAACAGCCGGACGGTCAGCTGCTCGAGCAGAAACGGCTGCTGCCGGATCATCTCGGCGCCGCCCATTACGGCCTGCGGTTGCCGGAGGATGCGCCGCTCGGGCGCTGGAACATCACCCTGAAGACCGCCGCCGGCAGCCGCTTCGAGTGGCCCTTCCTGGTGGAGGAGTTCCTGCCTGAGCGGCTCAAGCTGCAACTCGGCCGTGGACCGGATGGGGAACTACTGACCCAAGAAGCGGCACTGACGCTGCCATTGCAGGGGGATTACCTCTACGGCGCCCCCGCCAGCGGCACCAAGGCCAAGGCGGAGGTGAAGATAGGTCGCGCCACCATGCCGTTCACCCAGTGGCAGGGCTTCACCCTGGGGGATGTGCTGCTGAGCGAGCAGATCAGGGAGCTGGAACCCGTCAGCCTGACTCTCGACGAGAAGGGGCAGGGGCAGGTCGCCCTGGGGGAGCAGCTGGAGAGCGTGGCCGTGCTGGGGCCGCTCGAGGTCGCGTATCGGGTGTCTCTGTCCGAGCCGGGTGGCCGTGCGGTCAATCGCGGCCGCACCCAGTATGGCTGGCCCGAGGGGAGCCAGTGGCCGGCCCTCAAGGCGGACTTCGTGGCAGACAGGGTGGAAGGGGGCGCGCCGCTGCCCTTCCAGATCCTCAACCTCGATGAGCAGGGCCAGCCGGTGGCCGGTGAGGTGAAGGTGCGCCTCATCAACGAGTATCGGGACTATTACTGGCACTACGCGGGTGGGGAGGGGTGGAAGTATGAATTCAACAGCCAGCCCTATCTGGAGCAGGAGCAGAGCCTGCAACTGGATGGCAAGGAGCCGACCAGGCTCAGCCTGCCACTGGCCGCTGGCTGGTATCGCCTCGAGGTGGAAAACAGCCAGGGCCATCAATCCAGCCTGAGGGTAGAGATCGGCAGCTACGCCTGGGGCGGTGGTGGCGAGCAGGCGCGACCGGACAAGATTGCCATCAGTCTCGACAAGCGGGCCTACCAGGCCGGCGACAAGGCCAGGGTAACGCTGGTGGCGCCCCGTCCCGGCAAGGGGCTGCTGTTGGTGGAGGATGGCGACGGCCTGCGCTGGTGGCAGCGTATCGAGTTGAAGGAGGGGCGCGGCGAGTTCGAGATCCCCGTCAGCCCCGAGTGGCAACGTCATGACCTGCATATCTCGGCGCAGATCGCCGCCCCCGACAGCGAGTCGGTGCCAATGAGCCAAAAAAGCGTGCAGAGTCTGCGATCTGTCGGCCTGGTGCCCCTGGTGCTGGACAGAGAGTCCCGTCGCCTGCCGCTCACCCTGAGTGCGCCGGACAAGGCGGTGCCGCTCACCCGGTTCGAGGTGGCGGTGACCTCGACGCCGAACAGTCAGGGCCGGGTGGTGCTGGCGGCGGTGGATCGGGGTGTGCTCAACATCAGCGATTACAAGCCCCTCGATCCGTTCGAGATCTTCTTCGGGCGCAAGCGCTTCGCCCAGGACTTGTTCGATAACTACGGTCAGGTGATCCCGCCTCAGGATGGCAAGCTGGCTCGCCTCAGCTACGGTGGCGATGCGCCGGCCCTCAAGAAAGGCGGGGCGCTGGAGAGCCGGGTCGAGATCGCCGCGCTCTGGAGTGGCGAGGTGAGCTTCGATGAGGCGGGCAAGGCGAGCATCCCGCTGGAGCTGCCGAACTTCAACGGTGAGCTGGCGCTGATGGCGCTGGCCTGGAACGAGCAGCAGGTCGGCCAGGCGGAGCGCGCCGTCAAGGTGGTGGCCCCCCTGGTGGCCGAGATAGGCTGGCCGCGCTTCGGTGCCAGGGGAGATGAGACCCGCGCCCTGGTGCAGCTGCGCAACATGAGCGGTGAGGATCAGAGCCTGTCGCTGGCCTGGACCCTGAGCGGTGGCTTGCAGGCAGGCGGCGAATTGCCCGAGACCCTCAACCTCAAGAATGGTGAGGAGCGCTGGCTGACGCTGCCGCTCACCGTGACCGGGGCGAGCGGGGTGGCCCGCCTGCAGCTGGCCGCCAGCGGCAAGGACTTTGCCGTGAGCCGCGACTGGTCGCTGCCGCTGCGCTCCCCCTGGCCGGCGCAGACGCGTCAGCGCTACCAGATGCTGGTGCCGGCGCAGCAGATGAGTTTTGCCCCGGCTGAGCTGGCGGGGCTGGATCCCGCCAATCTGCAAGGGCTGCTGAGTCTCTCCGGTACCCCGCCCTGGGATCCGGCGGCCCAGTGGCAGGCGTTGGCGCAATACCCCTATGCCTGCCTGGAGCAGACCCTGTCGCGCGCCTGGCCCTATCAGCTCAGCACCGCCGCCGAGCGGGAGGCCTGGTCACAGAATCTGCCCAAGACAGAGAAACCGCTGAGCGAAGCCGAGGTGCAGCGGGCCCTGTTGCAGCGTCTGCAACGGCTGCAGCTGCCGAGTGGCGGCTTCGGCCTGTGGGATGGTCGCTCCGACGAGGAGCAGTGGCTCACCGCCTATGCCGCCGACTACCTGCTGACCCGCAAGGAGGCCGGCGAGGCAGTGCCGGAGGCCATGCTCAATCAGGCGCTGGGCCGCCTGCAGAGCTACCTCACCGACAGCCAGTATGGGGAGCGCTGGAGCAGTGCCCCCGAGCACAGCCGCCTGGCCTATCAGGCCTACAGCGCCTTCGTGCTGGCGCGGGTGGGCAAGGCACCGCTCTCCGCCCTGCGCCTCATCTGGGAGCAGCAGGCGGATCACGCCCGCTCCGGCCTGCCGCTGCTGCACCTCTCCCTGGCCCTGTCGGCCATGGGGGATGAGCAGAGCGCCGCCAAGGCGTTGACCCAGGCGCTCGGCGTCGAGCGCGGGGATGACTATCTGGGGGATTACGGCTCGCCGCTGCGGGACGGGGCCCTCGAACTCGCCCTGCTGCGCCAGCACCGACTGGCCGCCGAGCGCTGGCCCGAGCTGAGTGCCAGGCTGGCCGAGGTGCTGGCCCATCGCCAGTGGCTCAGCACCCAGGAACGGCTCGCCCTGCTGCGCTTGGCGCAGGCCGATCCCGCCACCGACTGGCAGGCCAGGGTGGACGGTGCGAGTGGTAATCGCTCGCTCGCCGGCGAGGCCAGCGTGCAGCTAGGGGCGCCCGAGGCGCTGGTGGCCACCCGTGTCACCAACGAGGGCAAGGGCTCCCTTTATGTACAGCGCACCCTGGTAGGCTACCCGGAGCAGGCGCCCGAGCGCATCAGCCAGGGGATGAGCGTGACCCGCAGCTGGTTCACTGCCGAGGGTCAGCGTTTCGATCCCGCCAAGGTCAGGGTCGGCGATCTGGTGGTGGTGCGACTCAACGTGGCGAGCGAGCAGGCGGTGCCCGACGCCCTGCTGGTGGAGATGCTGCCGGCGGGGTTCGAGCTGGAAAATCCGGCCCTCGGCAACAGCATCAAGCTGGAGGAGCTCAGCATCGAAGGCAAACCGGCCTGGCAGAGCGAGTGGAACGACTACCTCAAGCATCAGGAGTACAGAGACGATCGCTACACGGCGGCGCTGGATCTGAGCGAGGGAAGCAACCAGCAGCTGGTCTACCTGATGCGGGCTGTGACGCCGGGCCGTTATCGGGTGCCGCCGACCCAGGTGGAGGACATGTACCGCCCCGAACTGCGCGCGGTGGGACAGGATATCCACGAGGTGATCATCTCTGAATAA